Proteins found in one Toxotes jaculatrix isolate fToxJac2 chromosome 18, fToxJac2.pri, whole genome shotgun sequence genomic segment:
- the samd1a gene encoding sterile alpha motif domain containing 1a isoform X1, producing the protein MSESKYREWILDTIDSLRSRKARPDLERICRMVRRRHGSEPDRTCAELEKLIQEQTVLKVNYKGSISYRNAAKVQRRSRKKDDVTLTTAARRNAVEEASHSDLSNGDSAFGPVDQDEEDLEADTSMAMDTDSNADEEGADESRDGQDGPSPGRTFEDATVHCASVRAVSAPCSPSGTRPGPGPGCGPGSGLDCVSFQKAGERPSSLPPSSPRALTHNDWAYDSAVCPAERQHPGMQRDKAATMKPAIHSVTTSPCALKNNTKKQDGGKVEDSSLSSDQLVPDYAARLDETTNVSDGRPPTVSLPSDNCTLKKKIDIVPFTPAEDGLLNGSKGDEVSVKKEKMSQNLLQWTVADVASYFSAAGFPEQAVAFRTQEIDGKSLLLMQRSDVLTGLSIRLGPALKIYERHVKVLQRTHFLECEDL; encoded by the exons atgtcTGAATCCAAGTACCGCGAGTGGATCCTGGACACTATCGACTCGCTGCGGTCGCGGAAAGCCCGGCCGGACTTAGAGAGGATTTGCCGAATGGTCCGGAGACGACACGGGTCCGAGCCCGACCGAACCTGCGCAGAACTGGAGAAACTGATTCAGGAACAGACCGTGTTGAAAGTTAACTACAAGGGCTCTATTTCATACCGGAACGCCGCTAAGGTTCAGcggagaagcagaaaaaaagacgaTGTAACGTTAACGACGGCTGCGAGGAGGAACGCGGTGGAAGAAGCCAGTCATTCTGACTTGAGCAACGGGGACAGCGCTTTCGGTCCTGTTGACCAGGACGAGGAGGATTTGGAG GCTGATACCTCTATGGCCATGGACACAGACAGTAATGCAGATGAGGAGGGGGCTGATGAGAGCCGTGATGGGCAGGACGGGCCCTCTCCTGGCCGCACGTTTGAAGATGCCACGGTGCACTGTGCCTCTGTGCGAGCCGTCTCTGccccctgctctccctctggCACCAGGCCTGGCCCCGGCCCCGGCTGCGGCCCTGGCTCGGGGCTGGACTGTGTCTCTTTCCAGAAGGCTGGTGAGAGGCCCAGCTCCTTGCCCCCCTCCAGCCCCAGGGCCCTCACACACAATGACTGGGCTTATGATTCTGCTGTCTGCCCAGCGGAGCGCCAGCACCCAGGaatgcagagagacaaag CAGCAACCATGAAGCCAGCAATCCACTCTGTAACTACCAGCCCCTGTGCTTTAaagaacaacacaaagaaacaagatGGGGGCAAGGTGGAGGATAGCAGCCTTTCATCTGACCAGTTGGTACCAGACTATGCAGCACGACTG GATGAGACCACGAATGTATCGGATGGAAGACCACCAACTGTGTCTTTGCCATCTGACAACT GTACACTTAAAAAGAAGATAGATATAGTGCCCTTTACGCCAGCTGAAGATGGTCTTCTGAATGGCAGCAAAGGTGATGAAGT CTCtgtgaagaaggagaagatgagCCAGAACTTGTTGCAGTGGACTGTGGCAGATGTGGCCAGTTACTTCTCAGCTGCAGGCTTTCCTGAGCAGGCTGTGGCCTTTCGAACACAG GAAATTGATGGGAAGTCCCTTCTCCTAATGCAGCGCAGTGATGTGTTGACCGGTTTGTCTATCCGACTCGGCCCTGCCCTTAAAATCTACGAGCGCCACGTAAAGGTGCTGCAGAGGACCCACTTCCTGGAATGCGAAGACCTCTGA
- the samd1a gene encoding sterile alpha motif domain containing 1a isoform X2: MSESKYREWILDTIDSLRSRKARPDLERICRMVRRRHGSEPDRTCAELEKLIQEQTVLKVNYKGSISYRNAAKVQRRSRKKDDVTLTTAARRNAVEEASHSDLSNGDSAFGPVDQDEEDLEADTSMAMDTDSNADEEGADESRDGQDGPSPGRTFEDATVHCASVRAVSAPCSPSGTRPGPGPGCGPGSGLDCVSFQKAGERPSSLPPSSPRALTHNDWAYDSAVCPAERQHPGMQRDKATMKPAIHSVTTSPCALKNNTKKQDGGKVEDSSLSSDQLVPDYAARLDETTNVSDGRPPTVSLPSDNCTLKKKIDIVPFTPAEDGLLNGSKGDEVSVKKEKMSQNLLQWTVADVASYFSAAGFPEQAVAFRTQEIDGKSLLLMQRSDVLTGLSIRLGPALKIYERHVKVLQRTHFLECEDL, translated from the exons atgtcTGAATCCAAGTACCGCGAGTGGATCCTGGACACTATCGACTCGCTGCGGTCGCGGAAAGCCCGGCCGGACTTAGAGAGGATTTGCCGAATGGTCCGGAGACGACACGGGTCCGAGCCCGACCGAACCTGCGCAGAACTGGAGAAACTGATTCAGGAACAGACCGTGTTGAAAGTTAACTACAAGGGCTCTATTTCATACCGGAACGCCGCTAAGGTTCAGcggagaagcagaaaaaaagacgaTGTAACGTTAACGACGGCTGCGAGGAGGAACGCGGTGGAAGAAGCCAGTCATTCTGACTTGAGCAACGGGGACAGCGCTTTCGGTCCTGTTGACCAGGACGAGGAGGATTTGGAG GCTGATACCTCTATGGCCATGGACACAGACAGTAATGCAGATGAGGAGGGGGCTGATGAGAGCCGTGATGGGCAGGACGGGCCCTCTCCTGGCCGCACGTTTGAAGATGCCACGGTGCACTGTGCCTCTGTGCGAGCCGTCTCTGccccctgctctccctctggCACCAGGCCTGGCCCCGGCCCCGGCTGCGGCCCTGGCTCGGGGCTGGACTGTGTCTCTTTCCAGAAGGCTGGTGAGAGGCCCAGCTCCTTGCCCCCCTCCAGCCCCAGGGCCCTCACACACAATGACTGGGCTTATGATTCTGCTGTCTGCCCAGCGGAGCGCCAGCACCCAGGaatgcagagagacaaag CAACCATGAAGCCAGCAATCCACTCTGTAACTACCAGCCCCTGTGCTTTAaagaacaacacaaagaaacaagatGGGGGCAAGGTGGAGGATAGCAGCCTTTCATCTGACCAGTTGGTACCAGACTATGCAGCACGACTG GATGAGACCACGAATGTATCGGATGGAAGACCACCAACTGTGTCTTTGCCATCTGACAACT GTACACTTAAAAAGAAGATAGATATAGTGCCCTTTACGCCAGCTGAAGATGGTCTTCTGAATGGCAGCAAAGGTGATGAAGT CTCtgtgaagaaggagaagatgagCCAGAACTTGTTGCAGTGGACTGTGGCAGATGTGGCCAGTTACTTCTCAGCTGCAGGCTTTCCTGAGCAGGCTGTGGCCTTTCGAACACAG GAAATTGATGGGAAGTCCCTTCTCCTAATGCAGCGCAGTGATGTGTTGACCGGTTTGTCTATCCGACTCGGCCCTGCCCTTAAAATCTACGAGCGCCACGTAAAGGTGCTGCAGAGGACCCACTTCCTGGAATGCGAAGACCTCTGA